Proteins from a single region of Bdellovibrio bacteriovorus HD100:
- a CDS encoding hydroxymethylglutaryl-CoA lyase: MKKSVVIVEMGLRDGLQNEKTVLDADTRVEFARRLILAGTKRVEIGAFVSPTWVPQMAGTAEVVQKTFALVKSGSIPKKTEFSVLVPNERGMMDAIASGVKEVAIFAACSESFSLKNINCSIDESFKRFEPVMALAKKHKIKVRGYLSTCFGCPFEGRVSEAKVVKLAQRMHKLGVYELSIGDTIGVADVGQVESLFRKLKKVVPVKKLAGHFHDTRGQALANILAAYKLGINVFDTSLGGLGGCPYAPGATGNVATEDVVYMFHGMGVKTGLNLDKLIEINPWMAEKIQHPLPSKVGKVGRLKPLGKVQK, encoded by the coding sequence ATGAAAAAGTCAGTTGTCATTGTGGAAATGGGATTAAGAGACGGCCTTCAGAACGAAAAAACGGTTCTGGATGCTGACACTCGTGTGGAATTTGCAAGACGACTGATTCTGGCCGGAACCAAGCGTGTTGAAATCGGGGCGTTTGTTTCCCCGACCTGGGTTCCGCAAATGGCGGGCACTGCGGAAGTGGTGCAAAAGACATTTGCTCTTGTGAAGTCCGGTTCTATCCCCAAGAAGACAGAATTTTCAGTACTGGTTCCCAACGAACGCGGGATGATGGATGCCATCGCCAGCGGGGTGAAGGAAGTTGCGATCTTTGCGGCGTGTTCTGAATCCTTCTCTTTGAAAAACATCAACTGTTCTATCGATGAAAGCTTCAAACGTTTTGAGCCGGTGATGGCTTTGGCGAAGAAGCACAAGATCAAAGTGCGCGGATACCTGTCCACGTGTTTTGGTTGTCCATTTGAAGGCAGAGTGTCTGAAGCCAAAGTGGTGAAGCTTGCTCAGCGCATGCACAAACTGGGCGTGTACGAACTTTCCATCGGCGACACCATCGGTGTGGCGGATGTGGGGCAGGTGGAATCCCTGTTCAGAAAGCTAAAGAAAGTTGTTCCGGTGAAAAAACTTGCCGGGCATTTTCACGATACGCGCGGCCAGGCTTTGGCCAATATCCTTGCGGCGTACAAGCTGGGTATCAATGTCTTTGATACCAGCCTGGGTGGTTTGGGCGGATGCCCTTACGCTCCGGGGGCCACTGGCAACGTTGCGACTGAGGACGTGGTTTACATGTTCCATGGCATGGGTGTGAAGACGGGTCTGAATCTGGACAAGCTGATTGAAATCAATCCGTGGATGGCGGAAAAAATCCAGCATCCACTGCCTTCAAAGGTCGGCAAAGTCGGCCGTCTGAAACCTTTGGGTAAAGTTCAAAAGTAA
- a CDS encoding lytic transglycosylase domain-containing protein, producing the protein MISSIFALTLAAAGCYFDAGFGQLLQNVHASPTPVSQEHKEAAELFIQLNEKHNFFAARYKGCHIERNAVLCKSFYKDKSAAEKNKDSRLKAAQLTKLIRQQKWTELTNTSESESVRAISALSNKDRQNLTAHILSDKACISPHLATAMAFKLEEKLPDAKVLSTVRALYARTLECSTDKEFSDLGLYRGGLFEIWQDNPEQATDFLKKLSKLSKDIALTSRAQFWINHAAREQGKSVSANTMEDHFTNFPLSYHILTDYATMEDGPYQTVSDLREQRIQTRSSFEDLNGAIQLVEHFLAQQKDSLAKRTLEFIDYAELSEAEPGFQLYVATLLAKFDDMNHQRFMVLSRLFQNHPQFKTLKNLNIYYPLAFEDLVIKHHRDQDPFLLLSLIRQESSFNPNTKSPVGATGLMQIMPRTAKDLKKRVVTDKELLDPSSNIQLGARYFAALVKEFKNDHMKALASYNAGSGNVRKWMKRYPVDNPLLFVDLIPFDETREYVAGILRNQYWYSKLYPELLVTPQMASQVSAQK; encoded by the coding sequence ATGATTTCAAGCATCTTCGCCCTGACCCTGGCGGCGGCAGGTTGCTATTTCGATGCCGGTTTTGGGCAGCTGTTACAAAATGTACATGCCAGCCCCACCCCCGTTTCCCAGGAACATAAAGAAGCCGCCGAGCTCTTTATTCAACTGAATGAAAAGCACAACTTCTTTGCCGCCCGCTATAAGGGCTGCCATATCGAACGCAATGCGGTTCTTTGCAAAAGCTTCTATAAGGACAAATCTGCTGCCGAGAAAAACAAAGACAGTCGTTTAAAAGCCGCCCAGCTGACAAAGCTGATTCGTCAGCAAAAATGGACCGAGCTTACAAACACTTCGGAATCTGAAAGTGTGCGCGCTATTTCGGCCCTTTCAAATAAGGACCGTCAGAATCTGACAGCGCACATTCTGAGCGACAAAGCCTGTATTTCCCCACACCTGGCAACGGCCATGGCCTTCAAACTGGAAGAGAAACTTCCCGATGCAAAAGTGCTTTCCACAGTGCGTGCGCTGTATGCCCGCACCTTGGAATGCAGCACAGATAAAGAATTCAGCGACCTGGGCCTGTACCGTGGTGGTTTGTTTGAGATCTGGCAGGACAATCCAGAACAGGCCACAGACTTCCTGAAAAAACTTTCCAAGCTTTCCAAAGACATCGCACTGACTTCCCGGGCGCAGTTCTGGATAAATCATGCCGCACGCGAGCAGGGTAAATCCGTATCTGCCAACACCATGGAAGATCATTTCACGAACTTCCCGCTGAGCTATCACATTCTGACGGACTACGCGACGATGGAAGACGGCCCCTATCAGACAGTTTCTGATCTGCGTGAACAGCGCATTCAAACCCGCAGTTCATTTGAAGATCTGAATGGCGCCATCCAGCTGGTTGAACACTTCCTGGCTCAGCAAAAAGACTCGCTGGCCAAACGCACACTTGAATTTATTGATTACGCTGAACTGAGCGAGGCAGAGCCCGGCTTCCAGCTTTATGTGGCAACACTGTTGGCGAAATTCGACGACATGAACCACCAGCGTTTCATGGTGCTCAGCCGTTTGTTCCAGAATCACCCTCAGTTCAAGACGCTGAAGAATCTGAATATCTACTATCCTCTGGCGTTTGAAGACCTGGTGATCAAACATCACCGCGATCAGGACCCATTCCTGCTGCTGTCTTTGATCCGTCAGGAAAGCTCATTCAATCCGAACACGAAAAGCCCGGTGGGTGCGACGGGCTTGATGCAAATCATGCCTCGCACAGCAAAAGACTTAAAAAAACGCGTGGTCACCGACAAAGAACTATTGGATCCTTCCAGCAATATCCAATTGGGTGCACGTTACTTTGCAGCGTTGGTCAAAGAATTCAAGAATGATCACATGAAAGCCCTGGCGTCTTACAACGCCGGCAGCGGCAACGTGCGCAAATGGATGAAACGATATCCGGTGGACAATCCTTTGTTGTTTGTGGATCTGATTCCGTTTGATGAAACGCGTGAATACGTTGCAGGCATCCTGCGCAACCAATATTGGTATTCCAAGCTGTATCCAGAACTGCTTGTGACACCGCAAATGGCTTCACAAGTTTCTGCTCAGAAATAG
- a CDS encoding energy transducer TonB, producing the protein MKLKFWILLSVVLHLLAVTALQWGASPDSPDLGTVVDLTVTSPAGISGPPSAAPASVGKPAPTVPSESVKSEANEATPVASANTDSTASAANADAGAAGDGGDSNSPVGFSEITRLPKVKREFKAQYPEEAKKAAVDGPVILEILIDREGKVRHVQVLSGPGHGLNESAVEALKKFEFQPAFKGEESVAVKIRYTYRFKLEVN; encoded by the coding sequence TTGAAACTAAAATTTTGGATTCTATTATCAGTTGTATTGCATCTGCTGGCGGTCACGGCCCTGCAGTGGGGCGCTTCACCGGATTCTCCGGACTTGGGAACCGTGGTGGATCTGACTGTCACAAGCCCCGCAGGCATCTCAGGACCGCCGTCAGCAGCTCCGGCTTCTGTCGGTAAACCTGCGCCGACTGTTCCGTCGGAATCGGTAAAAAGTGAAGCCAATGAAGCAACACCCGTCGCCAGTGCAAACACTGACAGCACCGCTAGCGCCGCCAACGCAGACGCGGGTGCTGCCGGTGATGGCGGAGATTCCAACTCCCCGGTGGGCTTCAGCGAAATCACCCGTCTGCCTAAAGTAAAGCGTGAATTCAAAGCCCAGTATCCGGAAGAAGCCAAAAAAGCTGCTGTGGACGGGCCGGTCATTCTGGAAATCCTGATCGACCGGGAAGGCAAAGTCCGTCATGTGCAAGTTCTAAGCGGACCGGGTCACGGCTTGAATGAATCTGCCGTGGAAGCACTGAAAAAATTCGAATTTCAACCAGCTTTCAAAGGCGAAGAATCTGTTGCTGTTAAGATCCGTTACACCTATAGATTTAAGTTAGAAGTAAATTAA
- the panD gene encoding aspartate 1-decarboxylase: protein MNISLLRTKIHRATVTGADLNYEGSVSICPDLIKASGLLMNERVDIYNCNNGARFSTYVIKGKKGEICLNGAAARHVQKGDLVIICSYCGLSMDEAKKHEPTVVFVNAKNKVTEKRKEDRKNNK from the coding sequence ATGAATATCTCATTGCTTAGAACCAAAATTCACCGCGCCACCGTTACCGGAGCCGATCTGAACTATGAGGGCTCCGTCAGCATCTGTCCGGATCTGATCAAAGCCTCTGGTTTGCTGATGAATGAACGTGTGGATATTTACAACTGCAACAACGGCGCCCGCTTTTCCACGTACGTGATCAAGGGTAAAAAAGGTGAAATCTGCCTGAATGGGGCTGCTGCCCGTCACGTGCAAAAAGGCGATCTGGTGATCATCTGTTCTTACTGTGGTCTGAGCATGGATGAAGCCAAGAAACATGAGCCGACAGTGGTTTTTGTAAACGCAAAAAACAAAGTCACTGAAAAGCGCAAAGAAGACCGCAAGAACAACAAGTAG
- a CDS encoding substrate-binding periplasmic protein, producing the protein MQILKALLVIVMGFAVEAAFAKDICSRQFIVGTNNYQPMYFRNSGGQAGGVDEELISAIMARRECGYNSRGMARPVAVESLKRNQLDLILLVAENNIYSDAGADYIPLFRSVRELVVRKSKYKKGQTVADVFANKKVIFGNLIGSRAVMTESEYQLLIKDKRLIQVPDAAGVFALIQKGRTDAVIATPLLNNYLVKDLKIENDVVTVADRNFTTSLGIYVSRKRVGPQERQRLEEIVHKMKKDGTIEKILSKYLTIDQLSSVSYE; encoded by the coding sequence ATGCAGATTTTGAAAGCGCTTTTAGTCATTGTGATGGGATTTGCTGTTGAGGCGGCTTTTGCCAAGGACATCTGCTCAAGGCAGTTTATTGTAGGTACCAATAATTATCAGCCGATGTATTTTCGCAACTCTGGCGGGCAGGCCGGAGGAGTTGATGAGGAGTTGATCTCGGCGATCATGGCGCGGCGGGAGTGTGGATACAATTCCCGGGGAATGGCCAGGCCAGTGGCCGTTGAGTCCTTGAAGCGGAATCAATTGGATCTGATCTTGCTGGTGGCAGAAAACAATATTTATTCCGACGCTGGCGCGGATTACATTCCCTTGTTTCGTTCCGTGCGGGAACTGGTTGTGCGTAAGTCCAAGTATAAAAAAGGGCAGACAGTCGCTGATGTGTTTGCAAATAAGAAAGTTATATTTGGCAATCTGATTGGGTCGCGGGCAGTGATGACGGAGTCCGAGTATCAGTTGTTGATCAAAGACAAGCGTCTTATCCAGGTCCCGGATGCGGCGGGTGTGTTTGCCCTGATTCAAAAAGGCCGGACAGATGCCGTGATTGCAACACCTCTTTTAAACAATTATCTGGTCAAAGACTTAAAAATTGAAAATGACGTGGTAACGGTCGCGGACCGGAACTTCACAACGTCATTGGGTATTTACGTTTCCCGGAAGCGAGTAGGGCCGCAAGAGCGGCAAAGGCTGGAAGAAATCGTCCACAAGATGAAGAAAGATGGAACGATTGAAAAGATACTTTCGAAGTATCTTACCATAGATCAGTTGTCATCAGTGTCCTACGAATAG
- a CDS encoding ABC-F family ATP-binding cassette domain-containing protein: MAITLLQLQSGHKAFGAKVLFDDATFAINEGEHVGVIGPNGAGKSTLFKILVDQEHLDEGIVTKSQQLRLGYLEQESDWDVDQKVEEYLEKNCIKPLWELKQFGLKLGLTEGHFQSHLKQLSGGYRMRVKLLYLIGQEPNLLLLDEPTNFLDLETLLVLESFLQEYKGAFLLISHDREFLRRVTDHILEVESGDIVKFPGSLDDYFEQKQMLAEILQKQVLSQQAKKKSIMDFVTRFGAKATKARQAQSRLKALEKMEVIEVKAAPTHSHIYIPPASPTGKMILEVENVECGYGDKVILKDVTLRLERGNHLGIVGLNGAGKSTLLKSLGEQIPLVRGSIKWGHQVSLSYFAQHTPESLNPEHTVLEAMASAAHKEVTQQDVLNIAGSLLFSGENVHKKVKVLSGGEKSRVALGQILLQKSPLLLLDEPTNHLDFDTVEALTTALEKYEGTIITVSHDRGFIGRVANKILEVNHGKLTLYPGTYDEYVWSLQKGFLAERDLNEGAATQKVSSEKATEAPKFNYKEERKKLETQIKKAQKLIEDCDKKIADLTKKRDALNENLMTAAGDKAAGLAKELHELSGAIEDLESSMLQAMEDQQKFEDELKQLVG; encoded by the coding sequence ATGGCTATCACTCTTCTGCAACTGCAATCCGGCCACAAGGCCTTTGGCGCCAAAGTTCTCTTTGACGATGCCACTTTCGCGATCAACGAAGGTGAACACGTCGGCGTCATCGGTCCCAACGGCGCCGGCAAATCCACTCTGTTTAAAATTCTGGTCGATCAGGAACATCTTGATGAAGGGATCGTGACCAAATCCCAGCAGCTGCGTCTGGGCTATCTGGAACAGGAATCGGACTGGGACGTCGATCAAAAGGTCGAAGAGTATCTGGAAAAAAACTGCATCAAGCCCCTGTGGGAACTGAAACAGTTCGGCCTGAAGCTGGGTCTGACGGAAGGCCACTTCCAGTCTCATCTGAAACAGCTCAGCGGTGGCTACCGCATGCGCGTGAAACTTTTGTACCTGATCGGACAAGAGCCCAACCTGCTATTACTGGATGAGCCGACGAACTTTCTGGATCTGGAAACACTTTTGGTTCTGGAAAGCTTCCTGCAGGAATACAAGGGCGCGTTCCTGCTGATTTCGCACGACCGCGAATTTCTGCGTCGGGTGACGGATCATATTCTGGAAGTCGAATCCGGTGACATCGTAAAGTTCCCCGGAAGTCTTGATGACTATTTCGAACAAAAACAAATGCTGGCTGAAATCCTGCAAAAGCAGGTTCTAAGCCAACAAGCCAAAAAGAAATCCATCATGGACTTTGTGACCCGTTTCGGGGCCAAAGCCACCAAAGCCCGCCAGGCGCAAAGCCGCTTGAAGGCTTTGGAAAAAATGGAGGTCATCGAAGTCAAAGCCGCACCCACCCATTCACATATTTATATTCCACCAGCCTCCCCGACCGGGAAGATGATCCTGGAAGTGGAAAATGTCGAATGTGGTTATGGCGACAAGGTGATTCTGAAAGATGTGACCCTGCGCCTGGAGCGCGGCAACCATCTGGGCATCGTCGGACTGAACGGCGCCGGCAAGTCCACTTTGTTAAAATCCCTGGGCGAGCAGATCCCGCTGGTGCGTGGATCCATCAAATGGGGCCATCAGGTCAGTCTGTCTTACTTTGCCCAGCATACTCCGGAGTCTCTGAACCCCGAGCACACTGTTTTGGAGGCCATGGCTTCTGCCGCCCACAAAGAGGTGACCCAGCAGGATGTGCTGAACATCGCCGGAAGTTTGCTTTTCTCAGGCGAAAATGTTCACAAGAAGGTCAAAGTCCTTTCCGGTGGCGAAAAGTCCCGCGTGGCTTTGGGACAGATTCTGCTGCAGAAATCACCGTTGCTGTTGCTGGATGAACCGACGAATCACCTTGATTTTGACACGGTCGAGGCCTTGACCACCGCTTTGGAAAAATACGAAGGCACCATCATCACGGTCAGCCACGATCGCGGCTTTATCGGCCGCGTGGCCAACAAAATCTTGGAGGTGAACCACGGGAAGCTGACCTTGTATCCCGGCACCTATGATGAATACGTCTGGAGTCTGCAAAAAGGCTTCCTGGCAGAACGGGACCTGAACGAGGGCGCGGCAACGCAAAAAGTCAGTTCCGAAAAAGCCACTGAGGCTCCGAAGTTCAACTACAAGGAAGAACGAAAGAAGCTAGAGACCCAGATCAAAAAGGCCCAGAAACTGATTGAAGACTGTGACAAGAAGATTGCCGATCTCACTAAAAAGAGAGACGCTTTAAATGAAAATCTGATGACCGCGGCCGGAGACAAAGCCGCTGGCCTTGCCAAAGAACTGCATGAACTGAGCGGGGCCATTGAAGACCTGGAATCCTCCATGCTGCAAGCGATGGAAGACCAGCAGAAATTTGAGGACGAGCTGAAACAGCTTGTGGGGTAA
- a CDS encoding ATP-binding cassette domain-containing protein: MQNNLFQVTGRSLFYELPHGAKLLNDISFTWNFRRCALVGPNGVGKTTLAKILAGVLAPQCGELRCSQGVVYLEQVSEPLDQTVGEYLNSLWESPVADPAVWGLLLQDIPLEQNLKSLSGGQWTRVRIAEALGRGGGLLILDEPTNNLDREARELVYRFVREYPGCLLLISHDRELLEEVDGIWELSSQGLASYGGSYSFYEEQKRAERELLEEKIDRARREKKKLEREHHDKLQSQEKRMRAGDAKAAKGGIPRIIVGGLKRRAQETHARINVNEEKRVEKSQENLRELVQSQKLESRLGLDLDAAALPEGKLVFELDQFNLSYSAEGSFLWEEPLTCAMRGPRRWALYGKNGAGKTSLLDCLLSRSKAVRTTGVCRLGEVPVQVLDQQYSLLSADHSVLENVMEKSRFDLIETRNRLAQFQFFGDMVHRKTRDLSGGEKLKASLAKILMSQPVPQLLILDEPTNNLDLTSLRVLESALGEFAGALLVVSHDEVFLQNIGVEAVLEIG; encoded by the coding sequence ATGCAAAACAATTTATTTCAGGTGACCGGAAGGTCCCTGTTCTATGAGCTTCCCCATGGGGCGAAGCTGCTTAACGACATTTCATTTACTTGGAACTTCCGCCGGTGTGCTTTGGTGGGGCCCAATGGCGTGGGAAAAACCACATTGGCGAAGATTCTTGCGGGAGTTCTGGCGCCCCAATGTGGTGAACTGCGCTGTTCTCAGGGCGTGGTTTATCTTGAGCAGGTCAGTGAGCCGTTGGATCAAACGGTCGGCGAGTATCTGAACAGCTTGTGGGAAAGCCCGGTGGCCGACCCGGCGGTGTGGGGCTTGCTGCTGCAGGATATTCCTCTGGAGCAGAATCTGAAATCCCTGAGTGGTGGCCAGTGGACTCGTGTGCGGATTGCCGAAGCCCTGGGGCGCGGTGGGGGATTGCTGATTCTGGATGAACCCACAAACAATCTGGATCGCGAGGCGCGAGAACTGGTGTATCGCTTCGTGCGCGAATATCCGGGCTGTTTGCTGCTGATCAGTCACGACCGTGAATTGCTGGAAGAAGTCGACGGCATCTGGGAACTTTCCAGTCAGGGTCTGGCAAGTTATGGCGGCAGCTATTCGTTTTACGAAGAACAAAAGCGGGCCGAAAGAGAGCTCTTGGAAGAAAAAATCGACCGTGCAAGACGCGAGAAAAAGAAACTGGAGCGGGAACATCACGACAAACTGCAATCTCAGGAAAAACGCATGCGTGCAGGCGACGCCAAAGCCGCCAAGGGCGGGATTCCCCGGATTATAGTCGGCGGACTCAAGCGCCGGGCGCAGGAAACCCATGCACGCATCAACGTGAATGAGGAAAAGCGTGTGGAAAAGTCGCAGGAAAACTTGCGCGAACTGGTTCAGTCCCAGAAGCTGGAAAGCCGTCTGGGACTGGATTTGGACGCCGCAGCCCTGCCGGAGGGGAAGCTGGTTTTCGAACTGGATCAGTTCAACTTAAGCTATTCTGCTGAAGGATCCTTTCTTTGGGAAGAGCCGTTGACTTGTGCCATGCGCGGGCCGCGCCGCTGGGCCTTGTATGGAAAGAATGGAGCCGGAAAAACCTCGTTGCTGGATTGCCTGCTCAGCCGTTCAAAAGCCGTGCGCACCACAGGCGTCTGTCGCTTGGGTGAAGTTCCGGTGCAGGTGCTGGATCAACAGTATTCTCTGCTGAGTGCGGATCATTCAGTGCTTGAAAACGTGATGGAAAAATCAAGGTTTGATCTTATTGAGACCCGCAACCGTCTGGCCCAGTTTCAGTTCTTTGGTGACATGGTTCATCGCAAGACCCGGGACTTGAGCGGAGGCGAAAAGCTGAAGGCCTCTTTAGCAAAGATCCTGATGTCCCAGCCCGTACCGCAATTGCTGATTCTGGATGAGCCCACCAACAATCTGGATCTGACCAGTCTGAGGGTTCTGGAGTCAGCTCTGGGGGAGTTTGCCGGGGCGTTGCTGGTGGTATCCCACGATGAGGTTTTCTTGCAGAACATAGGGGTGGAGGCCGTGCTGGAGATCGGCTAG
- a CDS encoding DUF2799 domain-containing protein, with protein sequence MTMLRVMVLTVLAFQLAGCASYFKKKDCESINWFEHGQKVAMRGQWLNADPVLNECRKVEADIQESQLDKGFKSGVEKYCTNTNAYIIGKSGDFFSRDICEGPQINVLIGEHRKGTLDYCAKSNGFTAGTSGKKYQNVCPKELEPAFLSEYRKGRKKYVQSLIDSKSSEIRSLEMDILHKRNNLSFARSSLSAMEAEKSGLESSKSSAMLNQQGHLVTHFNSQISVLDGNINSKKSEVFSLQSDLNSLENTREKLQKDISTFKEELPSLDNP encoded by the coding sequence ATGACGATGTTGCGCGTGATGGTACTGACTGTATTGGCATTTCAATTGGCGGGTTGTGCAAGTTACTTCAAGAAGAAAGACTGCGAATCCATCAACTGGTTTGAACACGGACAAAAAGTGGCGATGCGCGGTCAATGGCTGAATGCAGATCCGGTGCTGAATGAATGTCGCAAAGTCGAAGCCGACATTCAGGAATCCCAACTGGACAAAGGCTTCAAAAGTGGTGTTGAAAAGTACTGCACCAACACCAACGCTTACATCATCGGAAAAAGCGGTGATTTCTTTTCTCGCGACATCTGCGAAGGACCCCAGATCAATGTTCTAATCGGCGAACATCGCAAAGGCACCCTCGATTACTGCGCCAAATCCAACGGATTTACGGCCGGCACTTCCGGAAAAAAGTATCAGAATGTCTGCCCGAAAGAGCTTGAACCGGCATTCCTGAGCGAATACCGCAAAGGTCGCAAAAAATACGTTCAAAGCCTGATCGACAGCAAGTCTTCAGAAATCCGCAGTCTTGAGATGGATATTCTGCACAAGCGCAACAATTTAAGTTTTGCTCGCAGCAGTTTAAGTGCCATGGAGGCGGAAAAAAGCGGTCTGGAATCCAGCAAGTCCTCTGCAATGCTAAATCAGCAAGGCCATCTGGTGACGCACTTCAACTCTCAGATTTCGGTGCTTGATGGGAATATCAACAGCAAAAAATCCGAGGTGTTTTCGCTGCAAAGTGATTTGAATAGCCTGGAAAACACCCGAGAAAAACTGCAGAAGGACATTTCGACTTTCAAAGAAGAGTTGCCAAGCCTGGACAACCCTTAA
- a CDS encoding TonB-dependent receptor plug domain-containing protein, with amino-acid sequence MKYSVLLASLFLGLAVHAQEAVPSFETVVEDVVFNTSNKVVIDEKTIKNSRAPSITSLLSSQANITVVSTPFQPNSIFIRGGDSGHVMIIVDGVPFYDASTVQRTFNLNSLDIKSVRRIEIIKGGQTVLYGGQALSGVIKIDTIPQEIKSQSSLQGQIGTQNFRDVTVAHTEPLNESNALVLRGHGAWKDAESPVLDSSETYSRNNWNAEGAYVWKGAVDGNMKALFLQDFNNSPTTDRTTNQVMDTEDLEMFTRQIGGSTYMKFNELPLEPRLALSMQNSLRTYDWPVVPVQNPTGTDQDYGANLRTARLDLTPYKSEKISVAAGLSYLYEDFTYRDKGVESVNTFSEQRGVFAKADYEFHPGFSLVVGGRVENWADQDAVSTYQVGLTLFEHTKLEVASGYKIPSLFQLYSSYGNPDLKAERAVQYSLMQEFEISDSQSASITFFRSDFTDLIQISGSFPSIKYENVSKTETRGVDISYTLRPWTGGTFVATYGYQEPRNVDTGTWLLRRPLVNGSLKYIQNHDKHTAAVELVGAGERMDNGAPISMTTYATTAIPGYVTANAAYSYQWNNNINVFTRLNNLADHRYEETYSFYSEGFSGSLEAEYLF; translated from the coding sequence GTGAAATATTCAGTTCTGCTTGCCAGCCTGTTCCTGGGTTTGGCCGTTCACGCTCAAGAAGCCGTTCCCAGTTTTGAAACCGTTGTTGAGGATGTTGTATTTAACACCTCCAACAAAGTTGTGATCGACGAAAAGACCATCAAGAATTCTCGTGCTCCGAGCATCACCAGCCTGCTTTCAAGCCAGGCCAACATCACGGTCGTCAGCACACCCTTTCAGCCCAATTCCATCTTCATCCGCGGCGGAGACTCTGGACACGTGATGATCATCGTCGACGGTGTCCCGTTCTATGACGCCTCCACGGTGCAAAGAACCTTTAATCTGAATTCTCTGGATATCAAATCAGTCCGTCGCATTGAAATCATCAAAGGCGGCCAGACGGTGCTTTACGGTGGCCAGGCCTTGTCCGGCGTAATCAAGATCGACACCATTCCTCAGGAAATCAAAAGCCAAAGCTCTCTGCAAGGACAGATCGGCACCCAGAACTTCCGTGACGTGACGGTTGCCCACACCGAACCTCTGAACGAAAGCAACGCCCTGGTTCTGCGTGGTCATGGCGCATGGAAAGACGCCGAATCCCCGGTGCTTGATTCCAGCGAGACCTATTCCCGCAACAACTGGAATGCCGAGGGGGCTTATGTGTGGAAAGGGGCTGTTGACGGAAATATGAAAGCCCTGTTCCTGCAGGACTTCAACAACTCGCCAACCACAGACCGCACCACCAACCAGGTGATGGACACCGAGGACCTGGAAATGTTCACCCGTCAGATCGGCGGCTCCACTTACATGAAGTTCAATGAACTGCCGCTGGAACCGCGCCTGGCTTTGAGCATGCAAAACTCCCTGCGCACTTATGACTGGCCGGTTGTTCCTGTGCAGAATCCGACGGGTACCGACCAGGACTATGGCGCGAACCTTCGTACGGCCCGCCTGGATCTGACTCCGTACAAATCTGAAAAGATCAGCGTGGCTGCGGGGCTCAGTTATCTGTATGAAGACTTCACTTACCGCGACAAGGGTGTGGAGTCCGTGAATACGTTCTCTGAGCAGCGTGGTGTATTCGCCAAGGCTGACTATGAATTTCATCCGGGCTTTTCTTTGGTCGTGGGTGGTCGCGTGGAAAACTGGGCCGATCAGGATGCGGTCAGCACTTATCAAGTGGGTCTGACTTTATTTGAGCACACCAAACTGGAAGTGGCTTCGGGCTATAAGATCCCCTCTCTGTTCCAGCTGTACTCCTCTTATGGCAATCCGGATCTGAAAGCAGAACGTGCGGTTCAGTACAGCCTGATGCAGGAATTTGAGATCTCTGACAGCCAAAGTGCTTCCATCACGTTCTTCCGATCTGATTTCACGGATCTGATCCAGATTTCCGGCTCATTCCCCAGCATCAAGTACGAAAACGTTTCCAAAACTGAAACCCGTGGCGTGGACATCAGCTACACTCTCCGCCCATGGACTGGTGGCACATTTGTCGCCACTTACGGTTACCAGGAACCCCGCAACGTGGATACCGGCACCTGGTTGCTGCGTCGCCCGCTTGTGAACGGCAGTCTGAAGTACATCCAAAACCACGACAAACACACCGCCGCCGTGGAACTGGTGGGGGCTGGCGAACGCATGGACAACGGGGCACCGATTTCCATGACCACTTATGCCACCACGGCAATCCCGGGCTATGTGACTGCTAATGCTGCTTATTCCTATCAATGGAATAACAACATCAATGTCTTCACCCGCCTGAACAATCTGGCGGACCACCGCTATGAAGAGACTTACAGCTTCTATTCAGAGGGCTTCTCTGGCTCTCTGGAAGCGGAATACCTGTTCTAA